The genomic window ATGATTAAACCTTCGAGAGCAGAGAAGTTGCCCTTTGCCAACTCCTGGGACACATGAACAAGTGCCTAGAATGAACAAAACAACATTTGTTACAGGATTAAACATTCTTGTGTTCAATAGGCTGGTATTGCTcatacattttattatattagctatgtatatgtatatatagaggtatatctgtatctctatatctgtctatatatatacgtatatatgggttgaagtggacctgagagcaatagtggctaagaggtagcTCCACACTCCACAGGACCAGAACCctagatgcagtttatactcatcccaagaagtaaatatatatatatatatatatatatatatatacacagacacacacacacacatatatatatatacacatatgcatatatatataggcacacacacacacacacacacacacacacacacacacacacacacacacacacacacacacacacacacacacacacacacacacacacacacacacacacacacacacacacatctatctatctgttgtgtgtgtgcatgtgcgtgtgtgtgtgtgtgtacatatgtatgcttgtatggtgtgtacatatgtatgcttgtatgcatatatgtatgtgaacagaATTCATTGTAACAaacatagaaaaggtatgaaagagaatgagtatcttcacagtgcaagacaTGCATTTGACTTGTTTCAATCATATAAGATAAataggtttacatatatatactcttcctTAAAACCAAATACTCACCTGAATAGCTCCTGCCTTGAAGGTAGACAAGGAAAATTCTCTGTCTAGGTATGGACGGATAATCAGGTTGGCGAAGATCCAGTTGCGGATGGTGTGCCAAAGGCTGGGCCAGATCACCCAGGGGAAGTCCATGAGCTGTGGGGATATGTTCTGGGGCTGTGGCGTCTCGTCCTCATGGCTTGTGTCCTGTCTACTACGTCCTGACCTTTGTATTTAATAGTAATATATTAATGCACAGTTTGTTCTGgttattgatttgtgtgtgtgtacttgcatgtacacacacaaacacacacatcacactacacacacacacacatacacacacacacacacacacacatgcacacacacacacatacacatacacatacacatacacgcacacacacacatacacacacacacacacacacacacatgcatatatacatatacatacacatacacatacacatacacatacacatacacacacatatatatatatatatatatatatatatatatacacatatatatacatatatatacatatatatatacacaaacacacacacacacacacacacacacacacacacacacacacacacacacacacacacacacacacacacacacacacacacacacacacactgagatcgTGAGATCGAGCCTCGCGAAGCCAAGCGGGAGGTGCGCACGCGCAGGCGCCGTTGGGATgacttttaaatataatatatacatatatatatatatatattatatatattatatatatatatatatatatatatatatatatatatatatatatatatatatatttgagtgccCATTGCTGCCAGGTATATACAACATGCATGATAGTTTTAAATTGTaaattttctttacacacacaaggTCTCAAAAGTGCTGTTACCAATTAGTGAATTAGTGGGCCCTTTGTGTCGTAACCCAATTTTCCCTATCCCTATTTTTGGGAAAAAGTGCGattaataccaatattgatattatggttAATCTTTATGGCATGGACACACTAAGCTAAAGCAAATTGAAAATGATATTCTTGCAGAGGACAAAAAGCTACAGTCGTCGGCACAAGAATTATGCAGACACGAACAGTACTGCCTAAGTCCACATGGTGCCTCTTGAATTTCAGCATTATCTTGCTGTGCATACAGTAAcaaattattgttaacattataagtTACATTGTGATCATTATACTAATggcgataaaaatgaaaaaaagaatctTTCTGGAAATAATGGAAAAGTAAAACTGGGCAATATATGTAGGACTAATAATTAACTCCCTGGTGACTTAACATTTTTGGAGCCATTTAGGTGTAAAGGTAAATTGATAAACTAATTATAATGGATTTAGCCAGAACATACATGCCATCTGTGATGACAATGGGTCTGGACACACTCTAAGGAATCCATCTAAATCTCTATATCAAGTATgatgtatatagtttataaatTACGGATAATTTAGCCTTTCTACACAATAATTTACCATCATATGCTCTGGAATAGTTTGACATTTTCACAGTGATGTCCTAATAAGTCTCAGTATCATGTGTGTTTCAAAACAAATTTCAAGTATATCTGATACATTAGTAATGCAAGGATGCTGTCAGCTCAGCAGTTCACGTCACAAACTTCCTAGGATGGCGAATATAATACACTTAtcaaaatagcaaaacaaaaataacattactcACCTATATCCCCTGTCCTGCGTGACACCAGCAAGCCATAACTGTCGATTTACTAATGAAGACCTTGGCACAAAACCCTGAGTAAGAGTGTAGCTTCCGGAGACACCAGCCAAAGGAACAGATTTGATTGTGGCATTATACTTATAACACGAATAGAATCTAGTCCAGGTCCTATCCTGCGTGCATGGTATCGTCTTCAGTCCTATGTTTGGTGTTATTTTCCCCACTAATCCACGCCATAAGTGTGGTAAAAGTAATCTCTGTGAAGTaatcatccccctttcccttcagtTCGTCCTCGAAAGGTTTGTTATTGTGCGGATGCGGGACAGTGTGTTTGAGAGTTTTCTACGGGGTCACTATTCAGTCCAAGTTCCCCATTATCAGTGATTCTGTCTTTATATCTTGCTGATATGAAATGTATGACCGAGGAATGAATTCGACTAACTATTAGAAAAGCTAATATTCTGGGGTTATAACGATAAGGCGTCACGCTCTTTGTTATATAAGCGATATTTTTAAAGGTCAACTAGTTTCCTATTTTGTTTATACGTCTGGATAAACATGCAGTAGTATACATGCATCcacgcatttatacataaatgcaaacagacaaacaagtgagcaaatatacaaacatgtacaaaaatacatacatacatacacgtaagtacgttcacacataaacatttatgcatacatgcatgcatacatacatacatacatacatacatacatacatacatacatacatacatacatacatacatacatacatacatacatacatacatacatatatacgtacgaatacatacatacaaatacatacatacaaatacatacaaatacatacaaatacatacaaatacatacaaatacatacatacatacatacatacatacatacatacatacatacatacatacatacatacatacatacatacatacatacatacataggaacatacaaccatacatacatacatacatacataggaacatacatacatacatacatacatacatacatacatacatacatacatacatacatacatacatacatacatacatacatacatacatacatacatatatacatacatacatacatacacatatacatacatgtacgcacacacacactcgtacaaatatatatgtatatatatatgtgtgtgtgtacatatacgtatatatatgtatacatatgtatttattcacttatatatatgtatatatacacatacatacatacatacatacatacatacatacatacatacatacatacatacatacatacatacatacatacatacatatatacatacatacatacatacatacatacatgtgtgtgtgtacatatatgtatatgtatacatatgtatttattaacttatatatatgaatatatacacatacatgcatacatacacttacatacatacatacatacatacatacatacatacgtacatacatacatacgtacgtacgtacgtacgtacatacatgcatacatgcatacatgcatacatgcatacatgcatacatacatacatacatacatacatacatacatacatacatacatacatacatacatacataaatgcatacatgcatacacacatatgtatatatttatatatatgtatatacacatattaataaataaataaatacatatgtatatgtatatctatcatatatcatatcatatgcatatatatatgtatatatgtatatatgtatatatatatataaataaagaaagaaaaaaaactcaattCTAGAGTCTTAACGATTGTTACTGGTATTAATTGTTGCAAAGGAGGATTTTATTCGTATTAATTGTTGTAAATCAAACTTGTACAAAATCAAAGGAGAAACTTAAGTGCTGACTCACCGCTTGAGATGTCGCCGAAAGAGGCCTCTCATCCTGCGTCTCATCGAATGTGAAAGCTCGAAGGATTATCTCTACTCATGCTACGAAAATATACGAGTGAGTGACAAGTATATATagttttaatacacacacacacacaaacacacaaacacacacgcgcacacgcacacacgcacacgcacacgcacacgcacacgcacacgcacacgcacacgcacacgcacacgcacacgcacgcacacgcacacgcacacgcacgcacacgcacacgcgcacacacgcacacgcacacacgcacacgcacacgcacacgcacacacacacgcacacgcacacgcatacgcacacgcacacgcacacgcatacgcacacgcacacacacacacacacacacacacacacacacacacatacagacacacacacacatagacatatgtatatatttatatatacacatatatatgtatatatatataaatatatatatatatatatatatatatatatatatatatatatatatatatatttatacacatatacaccacaaacacatatctatacacacatactcatccaCCGAGGAATCATGCATGGAATGGAAAGAAGATCAAACTGCATGGATTAGGCAATGCTGTGGACCACGTGAATGAATGCATGGATTTATCAATTgctgtcatgatttttttttatacacgttCTCTTTCCAGTCATGCGTGCCAGTGCCACTTCCTATCATTTATGAAAAGATGTATTAGGCGGTGACGCCCTTATGATTGAATTATGAATCTGTACTCTTAAATAAGGAATGACTGTTCAGATTCATTGAGGAGATGATAATATAAACCCTCTTCTCCATGACTTATATCAAACAGTTTAATAAGTACCATGGATAAAATATTGGCCAACATACTCCACAGCATACAATAGGATAATTGTCagttatattcatatgcatggtATAAATAAGGGGTTAGAATCCTTACACGCGACATTATTAGAAAACCTTTGCGGTGTTGATATTTTTTCCCAGTCTACAATATTTTTTTCGCGGGTGAATATGGACTCTGTGAAATCGGATTTAAAAAGAATTTTCTGAAGAATAGACAGCGAAACAGTATACTTTCATCGGAACAGCcattaaacagaaataaaacagggaaaaaacaaaaacaaaaacaaaagacggtGTCGAATATATACGAGAAACCACAAAATAGCCCCGTGTTGTATTCTCCCAGGGGAAAAAACACATTCCCCTTGTTTAGAGACAAAGCACGCTGACAATGGGAAAAGGAAATATGCATTTCTTGCATCACACTTTCATTAAATCCAAGACGAACTCGTGGCAGTAATGGAGGAAACGCACGAAAAGGAAATTGGCAACAGATAACTCGACTCCCAGCGCGCGAGGAGGCCATGAGGAGATGTCATAGGGTGACTTGCCGTCCGATTGCTTTGGAATTAGAGGTTCTGATTCTGCCGGAGAATCCATGAGACTCCCCGCATTCGTGCCTGGTCATACTGACAGACCTTTTTCCGTAGGTGTTGTTGGGAAAGTAAcacttttgtttcttgtttcattCTTTTCAACTGGAAGTACAccccccacacgcacgcacgcatacacgcacgcacacatgcatggacGCACgagcgcacgaacgcacacacgcacggacgcacggacacacttacgcaaacacacacacacacacacacttacgcaaacacacacacacacacacacacacacacacacacacactcacacacacacacacactcacacacacacacgcacacacacacacacgcacacacacacacacgcacacgcacacacatacacacgcacacacatacacacatacacacacacatatgtacacatacaacatataca from Penaeus chinensis breed Huanghai No. 1 chromosome 24, ASM1920278v2, whole genome shotgun sequence includes these protein-coding regions:
- the LOC125038116 gene encoding m-AAA protease-interacting protein 1, mitochondrial-like → MITSQRLLLPHLWRGLVGKITPNIGLKTIPCTQDRTWTRFYSCYKYNATIKSVPLAGVSGSYTLTQGFVPRSSLVNRQLWLAGVTQDRGYRSGRSRQDTSHEDETPQPQNISPQLMDFPWVIWPSLWHTIRNWIFANLIIRPYLDREFSLSTFKAGAIQALVHVSQELAKGNFSALEGLIISSSMEEVKRNFAKLSLKQRLDLGVVAEDIFFSFPYQIGVIFTNEGGPHERIFVEITMCYHIFKGFQDHLEQAARNENTGTFRGVYDNHDRISIANYRFIREFTRGVEDEWTVNVANHFKPGEYIQQR